The Desulfuribacillus stibiiarsenatis genome segment GATAAGTTTTTTAAGATAGCTATTAAACTACTATTATCAATTTACATCTCAAACTGAAGAGGGGGACTTATCCCCCTCTTTTATTACTACATACACTAAATGAATTACTAGAGAATGGGAGTGGAAGGATGGAAAGTGTCGATTTGATATTGCAACAATTTATCAATGGCCTTTCATTAGGGAGTATATATGCACTGATTGCCTTGGGATACACGATGGTTTACGGTATCATTAAATTAATTAATTTTGCCCATGGTGACGTTATGATGGTTGGTGCATATATTGGGTGGTTCTGTACAACTACGCTGAAAATGATGTTTTTACCAGCGCTAATTGTGGCGATGATATTAACAGCATTACTTGGTGTGATTATTGAAAGAATTGCGTATAAACCTCTTAGAAATGCTACTAGATTAGCAGCTTTAATCACTGCAATTGGGATGTCGTTGTTTTTAGAATACGGCGGAATTCTTGTTATGGGACCACAGGTTCGCACGTTCCCTGAGGTTTTCCCGCAAACTGTGTACAATCCTTTTGGGGCAATTACTTTTAAATATGGAGATGTCGTCATTATCATTACAGCAGTTGCGTTAATGGCACTTTTGCATTTTGTAGTGAAGTACACGAAGGTTGGAAAAGCTATGCGTGCCGTTTCTCACGATAAAGAAGCTGCTGCTTTAATGGGAATCAATGTGAATAACACAATTTCTGCGACTTTTGCTATCGGTTCTTGCTTAGCGGCAGCTGCAGGGGTTTTAATGGGAGTGTATTTTAATACAATTAATCCGTTGATGGGTATTATGCCAGGTCTAAAAGCCTTTACGGCAGCAGTACTTGGTGGGATTGGAATTATACCTGGGGCTATGATTGGTGGATTATTCATGGGTCTTATTGAGTCTCTAGTAAGTGGTCTTGGATTTTCAATGTGGCGTGATGCGGTAGCATTCTTCATACTAATTCTCGTGCTTATTGTAAAGCCATCAGGCTTACTAGGCAAGAATACACGCGAGAAAGTGTAGGTGGGGTCATGAGATTATTGAATAAGAAAAACGCTGTGATTCTACTATGTCTTTTCGCTGTGTATGGTATTGTTGAATATTTATTTGTTACTCAATCGTTGAACCAGTTTTATATGATGACATTGATACTTGTATGTATCTATATTATTTTGGCAGTCAGCCAAAACTTGATTACAGGTTTTACAGGTCAATTAGCAATTGGGCATGCTGGCTTTATGGCAATCGGTGCATATATGTCGGCGATGGTTGTTGTGAAGTTTCAAGGCTCAATGCTTGTAGGGATAATATTTGGTGCGGTTCTTGCCGGCCTTGCTGGAATGTTGATAGGAATTCCGACCTTAAGGCTCAGGGGGGATTACCTTGCGATTGCGACCCTAGGTTTTGGTGAAATTGTTCGTATTACCTTTTTGAATGTAGACTATCTTGGCGGTGCAACCGGATTTTCTGTACCGAAGACTATCGATTGGACATGGGCATTTTGGTTAATGGTTCTAAGTGTTGTGGTAATTAGTAACTTCATTAACTCATCCCACGGTCGCGCGTGTATTTCTGTTAGGGAAAATGAGATTGCTGCAGAAGCAATGGGGATTAACACAACCAAATATAAGGTTATGGCATTTACGATTGGTGCGATGTTTGCAGGTCTTGCCGGTGGAATTTATGCCAACTACATGTATTTTATTCAACCTACGACCTTTAATTTTTGGAAATCCTTTGAGATTTTAGCTATGGTTGTACTAGGTGGACTAGGTAGTACAACAGGTGCCATAGTTGGTGCCATGATAATGACAATTGGGTCCGCACTTTTAGCGGGATACCCAGAATTCCGTATGCTAATCATCGCGGTACTCTTAATTATACTGATGATTTTTAGACCGAATGGACTTATGGGGAATAAAGAATTGAAATTTAATTTCCTAAACTTCAAAAAGAAGGGTGATGAGAATGGCACTACTTAAAGTTGAAAAGTTATCTAAATCTTTTAGTGGCTTAAAAGCCGTCTCAAACCTGGATATGGAAATTAACAAAGGTGAGTTGATTGGACTGATAGGTCCAAATGGTGCAGGGAAAACAACTGCATTTAACTTGCTGACTGGAGTGTATCTTCCAACGGATGGTACTATAACCTTTCAAGGTAGAAAAATGAATGGACTTCCACCATATAAGGTATCGGGCCATGGGATTGGCCGAACATTTCAAAATATACGCCTCTTCGATGATCTTACGGTATTAGATAATGTGAAAATTGCGTATCACCAGCATGTCAGTTACAACACCCTTACTGGAATCCTGCGTCTGCCGGGGTATTTTAAAGGCGAAGAGGAAATTGAAGAGCAATCATTAAAATACTTAAAGATATTCGATTTAGATACCAAAGCGGATGAACTAGCGAAAAATCTGCCATATGGCCAGCAACGCCGCTTAGAAATCGCAAGAGCACTAGCCACGAAGCCTTCACTACTTCTATTGGATGAACCTGCTGCAGGTATGAATCCGCAGGAAACACATAGTTTAATGGAATTGATT includes the following:
- a CDS encoding branched-chain amino acid ABC transporter permease; amino-acid sequence: MRLLNKKNAVILLCLFAVYGIVEYLFVTQSLNQFYMMTLILVCIYIILAVSQNLITGFTGQLAIGHAGFMAIGAYMSAMVVVKFQGSMLVGIIFGAVLAGLAGMLIGIPTLRLRGDYLAIATLGFGEIVRITFLNVDYLGGATGFSVPKTIDWTWAFWLMVLSVVVISNFINSSHGRACISVRENEIAAEAMGINTTKYKVMAFTIGAMFAGLAGGIYANYMYFIQPTTFNFWKSFEILAMVVLGGLGSTTGAIVGAMIMTIGSALLAGYPEFRMLIIAVLLIILMIFRPNGLMGNKELKFNFLNFKKKGDENGTT
- a CDS encoding ABC transporter ATP-binding protein — its product is MALLKVEKLSKSFSGLKAVSNLDMEINKGELIGLIGPNGAGKTTAFNLLTGVYLPTDGTITFQGRKMNGLPPYKVSGHGIGRTFQNIRLFDDLTVLDNVKIAYHQHVSYNTLTGILRLPGYFKGEEEIEEQSLKYLKIFDLDTKADELAKNLPYGQQRRLEIARALATKPSLLLLDEPAAGMNPQETHSLMELIRWIRDEFNLTILLIEHDMPLVMGVCERIYVLDYGMVIASGTPDEIKNNPKVIEAYLGEETI
- a CDS encoding branched-chain amino acid ABC transporter permease; this translates as MESVDLILQQFINGLSLGSIYALIALGYTMVYGIIKLINFAHGDVMMVGAYIGWFCTTTLKMMFLPALIVAMILTALLGVIIERIAYKPLRNATRLAALITAIGMSLFLEYGGILVMGPQVRTFPEVFPQTVYNPFGAITFKYGDVVIIITAVALMALLHFVVKYTKVGKAMRAVSHDKEAAALMGINVNNTISATFAIGSCLAAAAGVLMGVYFNTINPLMGIMPGLKAFTAAVLGGIGIIPGAMIGGLFMGLIESLVSGLGFSMWRDAVAFFILILVLIVKPSGLLGKNTREKV